In the Acidobacteriota bacterium genome, CAGATCGCCGTGCGGGCTGGGATCCAGTACAATCAGGCCCGTCCCTGTCGACGGCCTGTGGAGGCGACATGAGCCTGATCGACCGCATCACGATCGATCCGTCCGTGTGTGGCGGCCGACCGACCATCCGCGGTCTACGCATTCGTGTGAAGGACGTGCTCGACCTGCTCGCGGCCGGCGCGTCACCTGAGGAGATCCTCGAGGATTATCCGTATCTCGAGTCGGACGACCTCGCCGCCGTCCTCGAGTTCGCCGCTCGTCAGAACGACCACCCCGTCATGCGGAGCGCGTAGTGCGCTTCCTCGTCGATGCGCAGCTCCCTCCGGCGCTCGCGCGACGCCTCGACGCGCTGGGGCACCCGGCACAGCATGTCATCGACTGTGGGCTCGCAACGGCGCCCGATCACC is a window encoding:
- a CDS encoding DUF433 domain-containing protein — protein: MSLIDRITIDPSVCGGRPTIRGLRIRVKDVLDLLAAGASPEEILEDYPYLESDDLAAVLEFAARQNDHPVMRSA